The Planctomycetia bacterium genomic interval AGACCATTGCGGTCGGCGACGTCCTCATTTCGCCGAGAACGGAATCATCCTCTGACTCAGGCAAGTCCGCTCCTTCAAATGCTTCAGGAAAAGAGCGGCCGAAAGTAGACAATTGTCGTGACCATCCTGTTTCGTCGGCGACGAGCAACATCGCCTCGCGCGGAAATGCGTCCTCATCCTTGCGCAGCACATAGAGTCGAAGTGAGACTTCGGAATGGACGTCGTAGTCATAGGCCTCCAACCGAACGCCGTCCCGCTTCCACACGCCCGCCAGCGACAGGTTCAGAGGCAAATCATCCCCCGGCCAGCCACGAAAGCATTTCTCCTTCAGCTCAGCCAGCCAACGTTCACGTTGCTGGTTCCACGCGGCCTGGCTTTCAAACTTCTCCGGCGGCGCAGCGAGTTGCACAAATTCCTCGGCAATCCGCGTGTTCCGTTCGTCCTTGGGCAGCTCGCTAAAGACGCGCAGTTGCTCCGGCTCGAAGTACTTCTTCGTCGGCTCGTCGATCAGCGACGCATCGCCGTCCTTGAGCGCATGATTGAACCAGCGAAACGCCGGCACTTGCAGTTCCTGCGAGTCGACGTGACCGCCGGTCGTGATGACGACGCCAAGCGCTTCCTCGGCGTCTTCGAGCTTGTAGATCTCCCTCACGCGGTTGTGAATCCGCATCACGCCGTCGAGCGGGAAGATCGAGTCGCGGTCCGTGTTGGCGATCAACAAATTGCGCGGCGCGGCCAGCGCCGCCACCGTGGCATAGTCCCAGCCGTAGGTGTTGACGAAGTACATGCAATCGCAATGCCCTTCGACGCAGCCGTTCACGACGTGGTCCTCCAGATCGGTAATGCCTGCCACGGGCACTGAAGCGCGAATCCGGTCGTCGATCGCCGTGATCCACCAGCTATACGCCCCACCGCCGCTGCGCCCGGTGACGCCGAACTTGGTCGCGTCAACCTCGGGCCGCGTCTCCAAGTAGTCGAGCGCGCGAACGCAGTTCCACGCTTCTACGCCTGCCGGCGTGTATCCGTAGTTCAACCATTGCCATTGGTCGTAGCGATACAGCCCGTGATGCATGCCGGGGATTTCGCCCAGTTGCAACGTGTCGAGCACCAGGCACACATAGCCATGCCGTGCGAACCAGGCCCCGTGATGCTGGTAACCAACTTTATTCCCAAAGCTGACGTTCCCCTTCGTCACTTCGCTATGCCCGCAGACGTAGAGAATCGTCGGCAAGGGGCGCTCGATCTTGTCCGGCAAATACAAGTTCGCCGTGACGTACAACTGCGGCTGCGATTGAAAATGCAACTTCTCGACGCGAAACCCATCCCCTTGCACGACGCCGGTCACCGTCGCGTACAGTTCCGTGCGCTCCGGGAGCGGGTCGAGCCCAAGCATCTCCAACAACTGACGCCGCAAAATCGGCTGCCGGCGCCGCCACTCCTCGACGGATTTAATCCCCTGCAACTCGCCGCCGGCCAACCGCGCCGTCTCCGCTCGGAAATAGTTGGCTAGCATGCGATCGCCAGGCAGTTCGCCGGTCGGTTCCGCGGCGGGCAACAAGTTGGGCGTGGATAACAGGCATAAGAACGCCGTCGCGATCACATGAAGTCGCATGGAACACCGATTCGCGGAACAATGGGGCGCGAAAACCATGCGAATAGGTTAACGCCGCGACACGCCACACGCCACACGCCGGTCCCAGACGCAACACTAGCCCGTAGCGCCAGCGAGGGAGAGATGACGTCGCCGATAGAGTGAACGAATACGCCGAGTAAGCGCTCGCATTGCGATGCGGAGGGAGTATCGGCGTTCACGTCCAGCGATCACCGGCGTCCGCTCTCCCTCGCTGGCGCTACGGGCTGGTGCGGGGACGCCCCTACGGCAAATCGAACATCGCCGGCAAGATGCGGCTCTCGCGAAGCTGCTCCAGCAATCGCCCGGCGACCGGAATCCAGAGATACAGCGCCGCGCTCCGGCATTCCCGAGCCAGCGCCGGCACGTTCACTTCCACGCGTTCCGGCGTACGCAGCAGCCAGGGCCGGGGGAAAAACCGTGGAGTTTCCCGGCAATAGACAAGGTACGCCGGGCCAAATTTATGCGCGAGCCGCCGCTCTTCATCAAAAATCGTCATACCAAGGTACACGGCCGACGCCGCCAGCGCGCCAACCATGAACGTCAGACTCTGCAACAGCAGCGTAAACGCCACGAGCATCAGAAACGTGCCGAAATAGAGCGGATTGCGGCAAACCGAATACGGGCCATCCGTGGAAATGGCCTGCCCCTTGCGCCCGCCAATGTAGGCCGCGGCCCAAAACCGAAACGCGGCCCCTGCAACGAAACACATCCAGCCGCCGATCTCGATTTGCAATTCGGCCCAAGAACCGTTTGGCCAATGGGGCGCCGAGCAAATGGCCAACGCCAGGAACGGAGCGAGGATCAGCAGACCGATCGTGCCACGCGATTTAATCCACAGACTGCGAGGCGGAAGCGAGACGGCGTGTACGGCGGTGGGCATGGGAGAGGGCATGGGAGAGGACAAAAGGAGTGAAGGAGTTTCCGTTGCCGTGCATTTCTAGTCACCTACTTCACCTACTAACTACTTCACCTACATCACCTACTTCCTCAATACCTAATCACCCGTCGCCACAGCCACCACCCGATGCCCAGGAACAGCACGTTGCCGCTCCACACGATGTACGGCGGCAAGGCGCCTTCCTTGGCGTTGTTCACGCCGAAGGCCAACATCGGGTAGTAAACGATTAGCACCGGCAGGAAGCAGGCGAAAAAGTTGCTGAGCAATTCGCCATGCGCCCAGCGCATCGAAAGCGTCATGCCGACCAGCACGAAGCACAGGCAACTAAAGCCGTTCGACCAGCGTCGATGCGGCTCCGTTTTCAGGCGCGCCAACTCGCCAGTGAGGTAGCGATGCGTTTCGTGATTGACGTTCCAGGACGGACTGGCGAGACCCGCAAAATCTCCGGACAACATCTGAAAGGCAGCCTTCGACGCCCGCTCGTGCTCGAACAGTTCCAACAGAGTTTCCTGCTCGGCAATACGCTCCGGAATGCGATGCAGCGGCAACTGGGCGGGATGCCCGGACTTTTCCTTTTCGCGGCTGAAATCGCCAAGTGGAATTTCGCTGACCTCGGTGCCCGGAAACAGATAACTCCCCTCGCCGTCGACGCTCACCTCGCCGTTATGCAGGATGATCCGCAGCGACTTTTCCTCGCTGTCCAGATTCGAGTTCAACTCCGCCCATTCCGCCATAATCGTGATCGGAGGCGTTTTTCCGTTCGCCTGGAAGGTGACGATCGGATGCATTAGCCGCCGGCCTTCGACCCCCTGCACGACAATCGACAAGCTCCGCGTGCTGTAGCTCCCCTCGCGCTTCAGCATTCCATAGGCGATTTCCTCGGCCGCTTCAATTACCACGCGCTGAATGCCATTCAGGCCCCAGGAGACGGCGATGTCGTTGATCCAGACCGTGCCCAGGCTGAGGATGAACCCAATGACCATCCCCGGGACCATCACCACCTTGGGGCTGACGCCCAGCGATTTGAGGGCCACGATCTCGTTCGAGGCCGCCATCCGCCCGTAAACGCTGCAGGCCGCGAACAGAATCGTGCCCGGCACCGTGATTTTGAGGGCTTCCGGCAAGAAAAAGGGGAGAATCCGGGCAACCTGGTTAAGCCCCAGCCCCTGATCGACGGCCTCCTTGGCGATGCCAAAGATCATCAACATCGCCGTCATCGCCGTCAGCACAAGGCAAAACACCTTGAGCAGCTCGAAGACGACATGGCGCGCGAGAATCCCCATGGCGCGGGAGTTTGGCGAAGCTAGGCCGCGCGGTCAATATCAGTTGAAGCCGCTCGCACCGCAGGCCGCCCGCACGCTAAGCTACGCACTTCATTCCGGCCAAGGACAGGATGCGTCATGCTCAACGGCTTCAAGGCGGTGGTCTACAAGGAGCTGATTCAGGTCCGCCGCGATCCCGCCACGAAATTCGTGTTCGTGATCCCGGTCATCCAGTTGATCCTGTTCGGCTACGCGATCGATACCGAGGTCCGCAACGTGCCGAGCGTCGTGTTCAATAGCGATCGCCGCGCGGCGAGCCGGGAGTTCATCGCCCGATTCGAATCGTCCGACGTCTTCGAATTCGTCGAAGAGGCCGCCGACGCCGCTGGCGTCCGGGAAGCGATCGTCGCCGGTCGGGCCAAAGTCGGCTTGATCATTCCGCCCAAGTTCTCGGAAGATCGCCTCAATGGCCGCCCCGCCCAGGTGCAGGTGCTGATCGACGGTTCCGACAATACCGTCGCGAATCAGGCGCTATCGGCCGCGAACGGAATCGCCGTCGACGTGGCGATTCAAGCGCAAGACGCCATGACCCTCGCGCCGCAGCGGATCGATCTCCGCCCGCGCGTGCTGTTCAACGAAAACATGGAAACGTCGAACTTCTTCGTCCCGGGGCTCGTGGGAATTATCCTGCAACTCACCACAGTATTCCTGACGGCTTTCAGCATCGTCCGCGAGCGCGAGCGCGGCACGATGGAACAGCTGATGGTCACGCCGGTCTCGCGCTGGGCATTGGTGTTGGGCAAAGTGATCCCATTCGCGCTGATCGGCTCGATCGTCACGATACTCGTGTTGACCCTGATGGTCTTCGTCTTCGGCGTGCCGATCGTCGGCAGCAAGTTCGTGCTGCTGAGCTTGTCGGCGTTGTTCTTGGTCCCGAGCCTGGGCCTCGGCATCCTGATCTCCACGTTGGCCAACAATCAGGCCGAAGCCAGCCAACTCGGCATGTTGATCATGCTGCCGTCGATCTTGCTCAGCGGGTTCGTCTTCCCCCGCGCCCAAATGCCGCTGCCGATTTACGCGATCTCCTGCCTGGTCCCGGTCACCTATTACATCGAAATCCTCCGCGGCGTTATCTTGCGCGGCACGCAGTTCTATCAACTCTGGTTCCCCACGACAGTCTTAGCATTTTTCGCCGTGGTGATCTTCACGACCGCGACGCTACGCTTCCAAAAGCGGATCGCGTAAAACAGTCAGCACGAGGATTTCACCACGGAGACACGGAGACACGGAGACACGGAGGCACGAGGCCAGTTTGAAGTGTTCAGTTTTCAGTGGGAACGTGGGGCCCAGGTACTGAAAACTGAAAACCGAAAACTTCAAACTCCAGTCCCAGTGAACCCTTCCGGACAGCGGCCGTTGTATCGTGCCACGTGGTATCCTTAAAATAGACGCCAGCGGCCACGTCGGCTCCTATCCACCCTAATATAAACTGCGACACGATGGCCGAGGACCACTACGCGACGCTGGGAGTCAAACGGGACGCCTCGCAGGCTGATATTCAGAAGGCCTACCGGGAGATGGCCCGCAAATACCACCCGGACCTCCATCCCGACGACAAAACCGCCAAGAAAAAATTCCAGGACGTGCAAAAAGCCTTTGAAGTGCTTAACGACACCTCAAAACGCGAGATGTACGACCGTTACGGCAACTCCTTCGAGCAAATGGGCGCCGGCCCGGGTCCGCGACCCGGCGGTGCGCCCTGGCCGGGAGGTCAGCCAGGCGGCGGCTCGTTCGAAGAAATCGATATCTCCCAACTCTTCGGCGACAGCTACGGCCAGGACACGTCCGGCGGCTTCGGCGACATTTTCAACCAATTTCGCAGAGCGAACAAGAAAGGCCGACGACCGTCAGGGCCGGAGCCGGTGCGCGGTGGTGACCTGGAAACCGAATTAGAAATTCCCTTCGCCACGGCCGTGACGGGCGGCGAAGCACAGATTGCGCTCCGCCGCTACGACGGTCGGACGGAAACAATCACCGTCAAGATTCCGGCCGGCATCGAAGAAGGCAAGAAAGTGCGTGTGCGCGGCCAGGGAGAGCCCGGCCCCGGCGGCGGCCAACCAGGGGATATCTTCATCCGCATTCGCGTCGGGCCGCACCCGAGCTTCGTACGTCGCGCCCAGCATCTCAACGTCCGGGTGCCAATCACGCTATCGGAAGCTGCACTCGGCGGCAAAGTCGACGTGCCGACACCCTGGGGCGTCGTGGCGTTGCGGATTCCGCCCGGTTCATCGAGCGGTCGGAAGCTCAGGCTCAAGGGGCACGGTTTGCGCCTGAAGAACCAGGAGCCAGGCGATCTATTTGCCGAATTGCAAATCGTTCTGCCGGAAAAGTTCGACGAAGAAAGCGCGGAGCTCATTCGTCGGTTGGAGCAACATCAGCCCACGCCGAACCCGCGGGCCGATTTGCGATGGTAAAACACGCCGCCGAACAAAGCGTCGTGGCGTACCTGCTGTTTGGACAATTGATCGAACGATTGCCGCCGCTCACCCGCGCTCAGTTGCTGATGGCACTGCTGGGACTCGTGTTACTCGGCCTGACGATGATCCTCTGCATCAAGCTCGGCGGACGTTATGTGCGCCGTCTGAGTCGCGCAGGAGTTTCACCGACGAAGCCAGTCGAAGATCGATGGCATCGCCAGCCACTCTCGCCCAGGGCGGACGCGCGTGACGACACCCCGATCTAACCCTGGCGAAGTGCGGCAAACATTGCCAAAGGAAGCGCGTCTGCGCCACTCGGCCGATTTTGACCGCGCATACCGGCACCGCCGCAGCGTCTCGGACCAGTTGTTGATTCTCTACGCGCGGCCGAACGATTTGCCGAACACCCGACTAGGCCTCTCGGTCTCCCGCAATGTCGGCAACGCCGTCCACCGCAATCGCTGGAAACG includes:
- a CDS encoding alpha/beta hydrolase family protein — translated: MRLHVIATAFLCLLSTPNLLPAAEPTGELPGDRMLANYFRAETARLAGGELQGIKSVEEWRRRQPILRRQLLEMLGLDPLPERTELYATVTGVVQGDGFRVEKLHFQSQPQLYVTANLYLPDKIERPLPTILYVCGHSEVTKGNVSFGNKVGYQHHGAWFARHGYVCLVLDTLQLGEIPGMHHGLYRYDQWQWLNYGYTPAGVEAWNCVRALDYLETRPEVDATKFGVTGRSGGGAYSWWITAIDDRIRASVPVAGITDLEDHVVNGCVEGHCDCMYFVNTYGWDYATVAALAAPRNLLIANTDRDSIFPLDGVMRIHNRVREIYKLEDAEEALGVVITTGGHVDSQELQVPAFRWFNHALKDGDASLIDEPTKKYFEPEQLRVFSELPKDERNTRIAEEFVQLAAPPEKFESQAAWNQQRERWLAELKEKCFRGWPGDDLPLNLSLAGVWKRDGVRLEAYDYDVHSEVSLRLYVLRKDEDAFPREAMLLVADETGWSRQLSTFGRSFPEAFEGADLPESEDDSVLGEMRTSPTAMVFCCPRGVGRSRWTSDPTARKHIERRFYLLGQTLDGMQVLDIRRAVQAVKQLQSGSDESAKLNLTGEGRMGVNALYAALFESGIDKLELLNLPESHAQGPYYLNVRRIWDLDVALEVVADVTNVSVDLDPVERKFAPSDAAVETP
- a CDS encoding isoprenylcysteine carboxylmethyltransferase family protein, translated to MPTAVHAVSLPPRSLWIKSRGTIGLLILAPFLALAICSAPHWPNGSWAELQIEIGGWMCFVAGAAFRFWAAAYIGGRKGQAISTDGPYSVCRNPLYFGTFLMLVAFTLLLQSLTFMVGALAASAVYLGMTIFDEERRLAHKFGPAYLVYCRETPRFFPRPWLLRTPERVEVNVPALARECRSAALYLWIPVAGRLLEQLRESRILPAMFDLP
- a CDS encoding LptF/LptG family permease, which gives rise to MGILARHVVFELLKVFCLVLTAMTAMLMIFGIAKEAVDQGLGLNQVARILPFFLPEALKITVPGTILFAACSVYGRMAASNEIVALKSLGVSPKVVMVPGMVIGFILSLGTVWINDIAVSWGLNGIQRVVIEAAEEIAYGMLKREGSYSTRSLSIVVQGVEGRRLMHPIVTFQANGKTPPITIMAEWAELNSNLDSEEKSLRIILHNGEVSVDGEGSYLFPGTEVSEIPLGDFSREKEKSGHPAQLPLHRIPERIAEQETLLELFEHERASKAAFQMLSGDFAGLASPSWNVNHETHRYLTGELARLKTEPHRRWSNGFSCLCFVLVGMTLSMRWAHGELLSNFFACFLPVLIVYYPMLAFGVNNAKEGALPPYIVWSGNVLFLGIGWWLWRRVIRY
- a CDS encoding ABC transporter permease; protein product: MLNGFKAVVYKELIQVRRDPATKFVFVIPVIQLILFGYAIDTEVRNVPSVVFNSDRRAASREFIARFESSDVFEFVEEAADAAGVREAIVAGRAKVGLIIPPKFSEDRLNGRPAQVQVLIDGSDNTVANQALSAANGIAVDVAIQAQDAMTLAPQRIDLRPRVLFNENMETSNFFVPGLVGIILQLTTVFLTAFSIVRERERGTMEQLMVTPVSRWALVLGKVIPFALIGSIVTILVLTLMVFVFGVPIVGSKFVLLSLSALFLVPSLGLGILISTLANNQAEASQLGMLIMLPSILLSGFVFPRAQMPLPIYAISCLVPVTYYIEILRGVILRGTQFYQLWFPTTVLAFFAVVIFTTATLRFQKRIA
- a CDS encoding J domain-containing protein; this translates as MAEDHYATLGVKRDASQADIQKAYREMARKYHPDLHPDDKTAKKKFQDVQKAFEVLNDTSKREMYDRYGNSFEQMGAGPGPRPGGAPWPGGQPGGGSFEEIDISQLFGDSYGQDTSGGFGDIFNQFRRANKKGRRPSGPEPVRGGDLETELEIPFATAVTGGEAQIALRRYDGRTETITVKIPAGIEEGKKVRVRGQGEPGPGGGQPGDIFIRIRVGPHPSFVRRAQHLNVRVPITLSEAALGGKVDVPTPWGVVALRIPPGSSSGRKLRLKGHGLRLKNQEPGDLFAELQIVLPEKFDEESAELIRRLEQHQPTPNPRADLRW
- the rnpA gene encoding ribonuclease P protein component, which gives rise to MRQTLPKEARLRHSADFDRAYRHRRSVSDQLLILYARPNDLPNTRLGLSVSRNVGNAVHRNRWKRRLREAFRLMRHELPGGLDLIAIPRSPEPPQLDVLKSSLLRLARRVNKRARETRTSPPPRPHTP